Genomic segment of Bacteroides stercoris ATCC 43183:
GGGCACTAACCATACGCTGCCCACCAATGGCTATGCCAAAGCTTATAGCGGTGTCAGCCTTGATAGCTTTATACGTAAGATTACTTTCCAGGAAATTAAGCCGGAAGGGATACGCATTATTGGCCCTGCTATAGAGGAAATGGCAGCCAGCGAGCATTTGGATGCGCATAAGAATGCGGTAACTGTCAGACTTGATAAATTGGGAGTTGAAAATTAAAAATCATACTTCATCATTGATAATTCATAATCCGTAAATAAACTCTTTCTGTCCATGAGAACCTTAGAAGAACTTACCCGACCGAATATCCGGCGTTTGAAACCTTACTCTTCGGCACGCGATGAATATAATGGCGCTGCTGCATCCGTTTTTCTCGATGCAAATGAAAATCCGTACAATATGCCGCACAACCGCTATCCGGACCCGATGCAGCGGGAGCTAAAGAAAGAACTGTCGAAGGTAAAGAAAATCTCCCCCGAACGCATATTTCTGGGAAATGGCAGTGATGAGGCAATAGACCTTGTATTTCGCGCTTTTTGCGAACCGCGTATAGACAATGTAGTAGCTATAGACCCTACGTACGGCATGTATCAGGTATGTGCCGAAATAAATGATGTGGAGTACCGCAAGGTACTGCTAGACGAGGATTTTCAATTTTCGGCAGATAAGTTGCTGGCGGTTGCGGATGAACATACGAAGCTGATTTTTCTTTGTTCTCCCAATAATCCCACAGGAAATGATTTGCTTCGGAGTGAGATTGAGAAAATCATCCGCGAATTCGACGGGCTGGTGATATTGGATGAGGCTTATAACGATTTTTCAGAGGCGCCTTCTTTTTTGGATGAACTGGACAAATATCCTAATCTGATTGTACTGCAAACTTTCTCCAAAGCATGGGGCTGTGCTGCCATACGCTTGGGCATGGCTTTTGCTTCGCAGGAAATCATTTCGATTTTCAGCAAGATAAAGTATCCTTATAATGTAAACCAACTGACTCAGAAACAAGCGATGGAGATGTTGTACCGTTATTATGAAATAGAGCGTTGGGTAAAAACATTGAAAGAAGAACGTGAGAATCTGGAAAACGAATTTGTGAAACTGCCTTGTACGGTGAAAATATTTCCTTCAGATGCAAACTTTTTTCTGGTCCGTGTGACGGATGCGGTGAAGATTTATAATTATCTGGTGGCTGAAGGCATCATTGTGCGTAACCGTAATTCCGTATCGCTTTGCGGAAACTGTCTGCGGGTAACGGTAGGTACGAGAAACGAGAATGAAAGGCTGGTTGAGGCGTTGGAGAAATATAAAGTATAAAGTAGTAGGGTATGAAGAAAGTACTTTTCATAGATCGTGACGGGACGTTGGTTATAGAGCCGCCCGTAGATTATCAATTGGATTCGTTGGAGAAACTGGAGTTTTATCCGAAAGTAATGCGTAATCTTGGTTTTGTCCGTAGCAGGCTGGATTTTGAGTTCGTTATGGTTACCAATCAGGACGGGTTGGGTACGGCATCTTTTCCGGAAGAAACTTTTTGGCCGGCGCATAACCTGATGATGAAGACGTTGGAAGGTGAGGGAATTGCCTTCGATGATATTTGCATAGACCGTAGCATGCCCGAAGACAATGCGCCAACCCGCAAGCCGCGTACCGGTATGCTGACGAAATATCTCGACAATCCTGAATACGATTTGGCAAATAGTTTTGTGATAGGCGACCGTGCTACGGATGTGGAGTTGGCTAAGAATCTGGGATGCCGTGCTATCCTCTTACAGGAAGATACGAATATGCTGAAACCGAAATCGGCCGGTGGTGAAGCTGCGTGTGAGGGCTTGGAGGACGTCTGTGTTTTGGCAACAAAGGATTGGGATAAGGTCGCCGAATTTCTTTTTGCCGGTGAGCGGAAAGCGGAAGTGCGCCGTACCACGAAAGAAACGGATATTTACGTGGCTGTAAATTTAGACGGTAACGGTCATTGTGATATTCATACCGGACTTGGTTTCTTCGATCATATGCTGGAACAGATAGGCAAGCATGGCGGCATGGATTTGACCATTCACGTAAAAGGTGATTTGGAAGTAGACGAGCATCATACAATAGAGGATACCGCCCTCTCTTTGGGTGAGTGCCTGTATCAGGCATTGGGCAGTAAGCGCGGCATAGAACGTTACGGCTATGCACTGCCTATGGACGATTGTCTGTGTCAGGTATGTCTGGATTTTGGAGGACGTCCCTGGCTGGTATGGGATGCCGCGTTCAAGCGCGAGAAAATAGGAGAGATGCCTACGGAAATGTTCCTGCATTTCTTTAAGTCATTAAGCGATGCAGCCAAGATGAACCTTAACATCAAGGCGGAAGGGCAGAATGAGCATCATAAGATAGAGGGAATCTTCAAAGCACTGGCAAGAGCCTTGAAGATGGCGGTGAAACGCGATATTTATCACTATGAATTGCCAAGCTCAAAAGGGGTACTTTAGTGTTTGACTCGGGACTGAGTCATTATTAACCGTCCGCAAACGAACAGGGGGAGTGTCCGATTTCGGACACTCCCCCTTGCGTAATACTTTCCTGCCTGCTTGGCACACTCTTTGCTTTTCTGTCAACGACAATTTTAAAGACCGAACATGAAAAAGAATATTTTACTTGCCGCTTGTTTTGGGATATCACTGTTTGCCTCGGCACAGAATGATACTTTGACGCACGAACGTGAAATCACTTTAGCGGAAGCCATTGCACTGGCGCGTACCCAATCTGTAGATGCTGCCGTGGCGCTCAACGAATTGAAGACAGCCTATTGGGAATACCGTACTTTCCGTGCAGACCTGTTGCCCGAAATAAATTTTACGGGAACATTGCCCAATTATAATAAGTCGTACAGCACCTATCAGAACTCGGACGGTTCCTATAGCTTTGTCCGTAACAATACATTGGGGTTGTCCGGTGCACTTTCCATTGACCAGAACATTTGGTTCACAGGCGGTAAGTTGTCGCTGGCTTCTTCTCTCGATTACATCAAGCAGTTGGGCTCCGGCGGCGACAAACAGTTTATGTCCGTGCCCGTAAGCCTTGAATTGACGCAACCTATATTCGGCGTGAACAGTTTGAAGTGGAACCGCCGTATCGAACCTGTCCGGTATGCAGAGGCAAAGGCTGCCTTTATTTCGGCAACGGAGCAGGTAACGATGAAGACCATTACTTATTTTTTCGAGTTATTGCTGGCAAAGGAAGCGCTTGCCACGGCGCAGCAAAACAAAGCAAACTCAGACCGGCTTTACGAAGTGGCCATTGCCAAACGGAAAATGGGACAGATTTCGGAAAACGACTTGCTGCAACTCAAGCTGAACTCTCTGCAAGGCAAAGCCGATGTAACCGAAGCCGAAAGCACTTTGAACGCCAAGATGTTTCAGCTACGTTCGTTTCTCGGCGTGTCGGAGAGCGAGGGGCTGAATCCTGTTATACCTGCTTCCGTTCCTGGTATTAAAATGGACTACGACCGTGTTCTGAACAAAGCTTTGGAACGCAACTCGTTTGCCCAGAATATACGTCGCCGCCAGTTAGAAGCCGATTATGAAGTGGCTACGGCACGTGGAAATTTAAGGAGTATAGACCTGTTTGCCAGCGTTGGCTATACCGGACAAAACTATGAGTTCTCATCTGCCTATCAGGATTTGCTGGATAACCAGATTGTCAAGGTCGGTGTAAAAATACCTATCCTCGATTGGGGAAAACGTCGCGGCAAGGTGAGGGTAGCCAAGAGCAACCGCGAAGTGGTACTTTCCAAAATCCGACAGGAACAAATGGACTTCAATCAGGACATTTTCCTGCTGGTGGCAAACTTCAACAACCAAGCCCAGCAGTTGGAAATAGCCGAAGAGGCGGACCAGATAGCCGAAAAACGTTACAAGACCAGTGTAGAGACTTTTATGATTGGTAAAATAAGTACCCTTGACCTCAACGATGCGCAGAACTCCAAAGACGAAGCCCGGCAAAAGCACATCTCCGAACTTTATTATTATTGGTATTACTTCTATCAACTCCGTAGCCTGACCCTTTGGGATTTTGAACGGAACATGGAGTTGGAAGCCGACTTTGAAGATATAATCAAAGGCTGATGCCGGTAGAAATTATGCCGATTTGTACGATTATAAAGGAAATAACAAAAAAATGGTGCAAATCTGTATGACCTGTGGCTAAAAAACTTACTTTTGCAAGTAACAAACTACAAAATACTATGATACTGATAGTCGATGATGATAGTGCCGTACGTTCTTCACTTAGTTTTATGCTGAAGCGTGCCGGTTATGAGGTAAAAACAGCACCGGGACCCCGTGAGGCGATGGATATAGTTCGTGCAGAATCTCCCGCACTGATATTGATGGATATGAACTTTACACTTTCCACTACCGGAGAGGAGGGGCTTACGCTGTTGAAACAGGTAAAGGTCTTCCGTCCCGATGTTCCCGTTATACTGATGACGGCATGGGGAAGCATCCAACTTGCCGTGCAGGGGATGCAGGCGGGGGCTTTTGACTTTATTACCAAACCGTGGAACAATGCCGCCCTTTTGCAGCGTATCGAAACCGCCTTGGAACTGAGTGCCGCTCCGAAAGAAGTGCCGGAAGAGCAGGCGGAGGGTTTGAACCGCAGTCACATCATCGGAAAATCGCAAGGACTGATGGAGGTGCTGAATACCGTAGCCCGCATAGCCCGTACCAACGCTTCCGTACTCATTACCGGCGAGAGTGGTACAGGTAAGGAACTGATAGCCGAAGCTATCCATATCAACAGTCAGCGCACCAGACAGCCTTTTGTGAAAGTCAATCTCGGCGGTATCTCGCAGAGTCTGTTCGAGAGCGAGATGTTCGGTCATAAGAAGGGCGCTTTTACCGATGCAAGTGCCGACCGTATAGGGCGTTTTGAACTGGCAAACAAAGGAACTATCTTTCTGGACGAAATAGGCGACTTGGATTTGTCCTGCCAGGTTAAACTATTGCGTGTGCTTCAGGACCAGACGTTTGAGGTGCTGGGCGACAGCCGCCCGCGCAAAGTGGATGTGCGTGTTGTCTCCGCCACCAATGCCGATTTGCGCAAAATGGTTGCCGAACGCACATTCCGCGAAGACCTTTTCTACCGTATCAATCTGATAACCGTAAAACTGCCCGCCTTGCGCGAACGCCGTGAGGATATTCCCTTGTTGGCACGTCACTTTGCCGACCGTCAGGCTGCCGTAAACGGCTTGCCGCGTACCGAATTTTCAGCGGATGCGCTGAACTTCCTTTCCCGTTTGCCTTATTCGGGTAATATCCGCGAATTGAAAAACCTGGTGGAGCGTACCATTCTTGTCAGTGGAAAACAAACCCTGGATGCTTCTGATTTTGAATCGCAGTACCAACGCCACGACGAACCTGCAAAAGCCGCAGATGGCACTTCCTTTGCCGGCATGACGCTGGATGAAATAGAACGGCAAACTATCCTGCAAGCCTTAGAACAGCATAAAGGCAATCTTAGTCAGGTTGCATTGGCACTGGGCATCAGCAGGGCTGCTCTATACAGACGGCTGGAAAAATATAAAATAGCGATTAGTGATTAGGGTTTAGCGATAAGTGTTGAGTCATTTAAATCTTGACCGTTAGTTGTCGCCCTACCAGCCCCTAATCGTTAATCACTACCCGCTAATCATTAACCCCTAATCGCTAATCGTTAAT
This window contains:
- the hisC gene encoding histidinol-phosphate transaminase; protein product: MRTLEELTRPNIRRLKPYSSARDEYNGAAASVFLDANENPYNMPHNRYPDPMQRELKKELSKVKKISPERIFLGNGSDEAIDLVFRAFCEPRIDNVVAIDPTYGMYQVCAEINDVEYRKVLLDEDFQFSADKLLAVADEHTKLIFLCSPNNPTGNDLLRSEIEKIIREFDGLVILDEAYNDFSEAPSFLDELDKYPNLIVLQTFSKAWGCAAIRLGMAFASQEIISIFSKIKYPYNVNQLTQKQAMEMLYRYYEIERWVKTLKEERENLENEFVKLPCTVKIFPSDANFFLVRVTDAVKIYNYLVAEGIIVRNRNSVSLCGNCLRVTVGTRNENERLVEALEKYKV
- the hisB gene encoding bifunctional histidinol-phosphatase/imidazoleglycerol-phosphate dehydratase HisB, which codes for MKKVLFIDRDGTLVIEPPVDYQLDSLEKLEFYPKVMRNLGFVRSRLDFEFVMVTNQDGLGTASFPEETFWPAHNLMMKTLEGEGIAFDDICIDRSMPEDNAPTRKPRTGMLTKYLDNPEYDLANSFVIGDRATDVELAKNLGCRAILLQEDTNMLKPKSAGGEAACEGLEDVCVLATKDWDKVAEFLFAGERKAEVRRTTKETDIYVAVNLDGNGHCDIHTGLGFFDHMLEQIGKHGGMDLTIHVKGDLEVDEHHTIEDTALSLGECLYQALGSKRGIERYGYALPMDDCLCQVCLDFGGRPWLVWDAAFKREKIGEMPTEMFLHFFKSLSDAAKMNLNIKAEGQNEHHKIEGIFKALARALKMAVKRDIYHYELPSSKGVL
- a CDS encoding TolC family protein, with translation MKKNILLAACFGISLFASAQNDTLTHEREITLAEAIALARTQSVDAAVALNELKTAYWEYRTFRADLLPEINFTGTLPNYNKSYSTYQNSDGSYSFVRNNTLGLSGALSIDQNIWFTGGKLSLASSLDYIKQLGSGGDKQFMSVPVSLELTQPIFGVNSLKWNRRIEPVRYAEAKAAFISATEQVTMKTITYFFELLLAKEALATAQQNKANSDRLYEVAIAKRKMGQISENDLLQLKLNSLQGKADVTEAESTLNAKMFQLRSFLGVSESEGLNPVIPASVPGIKMDYDRVLNKALERNSFAQNIRRRQLEADYEVATARGNLRSIDLFASVGYTGQNYEFSSAYQDLLDNQIVKVGVKIPILDWGKRRGKVRVAKSNREVVLSKIRQEQMDFNQDIFLLVANFNNQAQQLEIAEEADQIAEKRYKTSVETFMIGKISTLDLNDAQNSKDEARQKHISELYYYWYYFYQLRSLTLWDFERNMELEADFEDIIKG
- a CDS encoding sigma-54-dependent transcriptional regulator, with amino-acid sequence MILIVDDDSAVRSSLSFMLKRAGYEVKTAPGPREAMDIVRAESPALILMDMNFTLSTTGEEGLTLLKQVKVFRPDVPVILMTAWGSIQLAVQGMQAGAFDFITKPWNNAALLQRIETALELSAAPKEVPEEQAEGLNRSHIIGKSQGLMEVLNTVARIARTNASVLITGESGTGKELIAEAIHINSQRTRQPFVKVNLGGISQSLFESEMFGHKKGAFTDASADRIGRFELANKGTIFLDEIGDLDLSCQVKLLRVLQDQTFEVLGDSRPRKVDVRVVSATNADLRKMVAERTFREDLFYRINLITVKLPALRERREDIPLLARHFADRQAAVNGLPRTEFSADALNFLSRLPYSGNIRELKNLVERTILVSGKQTLDASDFESQYQRHDEPAKAADGTSFAGMTLDEIERQTILQALEQHKGNLSQVALALGISRAALYRRLEKYKIAISD